The genomic region GCGCCTCTTCGAGCGTCGCGGCGGCGCGTGCGCTTCCAAGGAAGAGAAGCAGACCGTGTGCTCGGGGGCTCCTGGCGAGGCGCCGACGGACGGCGGCGACGCGCGTGTCGACACCCCCCCCCCGACGCTCGTCGCCAAGCTCGGCTTCGCGACGGCCGTCGCGATCTCCGGCAGGACGCTCTACGCCGCGGGGACAAGGGTGGGGAAGCGCGAGATCGCGGTGAGCGGCACGGAGCTCACCGACATCGCCGTCCCAGCGTCGCCCAACCCGGACGCCGGGCCGTTCGACGCGGGCGCGGCAGACGCCTCCACACCGAGCGCGCCGCGCCCGTGGCGGATCGCCCCCGTAGGCTCGGTCTTGGCCGCCACGGACGGCTCGAGGAGCTATTTCGAGGACCCAGCGCAGAGGGCGCTCCTCGCGGTCCCGCCCGGCTTCGCGGTCGACGTCGCGGGGGCAGGTGGCTTCGCCTATTGGGCTACGGCGTTCGGCGCGTTCTTCTCCGACACCAGGGAGAACAGCGGTGCGTTCCCTGGCGGCGGCGAGGTGAGCGCCGTCGCGGCGGTGGACGGCTTCGCGCTGGTTGCGGGGGCGGGGAAGCTCGAGCTGTGCGAACGAGCGAGCGGGAAGCTGCCAGCCCCCCATCGTCGTCCAGGGTGCGCTGTTTCACGCGCTCGCGTTCGATCCAGCCACGGCGCCGCCAGCGAACTTCAAGGCCTACGCGCTCGCTCCGTCCGGTGTCTACGAGATCCCCGCGCGGGGTCAGGCGGCGCTCACCGCGGGGCCGCTGCCGTTCACGCCCGCGGGGACTACGGGCCCCGCCCAGCAGGGGGCCGCAAAGTACGCGCGAGGCCTCGTCGCTGGCGCCAAGTGCGTGTATTTTACAAGCTCGGCCGGGGTGGAGTACGCGACCACCGGGGCGACCGGCGCGAGCGGGGTGCTCGCGCCAGCGCCGGCGCCCTCGTCCCCGGCGCTTGGCGTGGCGCTCGGCGCCGATCCGGCCGGGAAGCAGGCCGTGTACTTCACGGTGTTCGCGGCCGAGGACGCTGGCGGCGGCGTGTACCGCGTCGCCCCACCCGCCGCGTGCGCGAGCGAGCCGTGAGCGCGCCCCCCGCAGGGCCCGAGGCGGGGACCGTGCTCGCCGGCAAGTATCGCGTCGAGCGCGTGCTCGGGGTGGGCGGGATGGGCGTGGTGGTCGCCGCGACCCACGTGCAGCTCGAGCAGCGCGTCGCCATCAAGTACCTGCTCCCCGTCGCGCTCGCGAACCCCGAGGTGGTCGAGCGCTTCGCGCGCGAGGCGCGCATCGCGGCCAAGCTGCGAGGGCCGCACGTGGCGCGCGTGATCGACGTCTCGCAGTTCGACGACGGCGTGCCGTTCATGGTGCTCGAGTACCTCCAGGGACACGATCTCGCGAGCGAGCTCGAGAACAAGGGGCCCCTCGAGGTCGAAGACGCGGTCCGCTACGTCCTCGAGGCCTGCGAGGCCCTCGCCGAGGCCCACGCTGCGCACGTCGTCCATCGCGACCTGAAACCCGCGAACCTGTTCCTGGCGGTTCAGCCCGACAAACGGGCAATAGTCAAGATTCTTGACTTCGGTATTTCACGATCCGTCGAGGCCTCCGCGATCGCCCTCACGGGCACGGGCACCGTAATGGGCACGGTCTATTACATGTCGCCCGAGCAGCTCGCGGATCCGAAGGGGATCGACCATCGGGCCGACATCTGGTCGCTCGGGGTCATCCTCTACGAGCTGCTCACGGGCACGCAGCCGTTCACGGGCGACAGCGCGCCTGCGGTGATCATCGCGGTCCTCGCCAACCGGCCGCGTCCCATCTTGGAGCTTCGCGCGCTGCCGGAGGGCCTCGAGGAGGTCGTCGCACGGTGTCTCCGCGAGGATCGCGGCGCGCGTTTCCAGAACGTGGCGGAGCTCGCGGCGGCGCTCGCGCCGTTCGCGGCGGAGAAGGATCGTGGGAGCGCCGAGATCGCGGCGCGCGTGCTCGGTGTGGCCGCGGAGCCGGCGCCGAGCGTGGGTGCCATCGAGGTGGCGGCCCAGCGCGTCGACCCCAAGGCGATCGCCACGGCGGCCACCGTGCTGTTCGACACGGGGGTGCCTGTCGCGGCCCCGTCCGCGTCGCCCGCCCAGGACGCCACCCGCCGCCCTCGCCGGGCGCTCTTGGCGCTTGGCGGCGTAGGTGCGCTCGCGGTCGCGGGCGTCGGGCTCTTCCTCGCGCGCGGGGGCTCCGGCGCAGGGGCGGCGCCCATCGCCATCGAGCCGGCTCATTCGGCGTCTTCGTCGGTGGGCGCCTCGGTGGCTTCCGCGGCCACGCCCACCACGGCGCGGTCGGCCGCGGCGCTCGTCGTCCCCGAGCCCTCCGCGTCGGCGAAGCCGACCGCAGCCCCTGGGCCCAAGCCGAAGCCAAACGCGTCGGGGTTGTCCGCCTCCCTTTCTACGCCCACACCCCCGCCCGTGCCGTCAGTCGCGACCCCGCCTGCCGTGACCGCCAGCGCGACTCCAAAGAAGAACCCCCTCGAAATGGGCCTCAAGTGAACCTCCCCATCGCTCTCGTGATCGGCGGCGTCGTGCTCGCTCTCCCGCTCGCGGTGAACGCGCAGGCGCCTGCCAAGCCCGCGGCTCCCGCGGCGACCGCCACTCCTGCCAAGCCCGCCGCGGCCGCCTCCGCCGCCTCCGCGCAGCCTGCCCTCGAGGCGCCGCCGCCGCCCACCGCGCCTGCGCTCGGTGACTCCCTCACGGGACCGGCCAAGCAAGACTACGAGTCGGGAAGGCTTCTGTTCCGGGACGGCGACCACGCCGGCGCGCTCGCGAAGTTCTCGAGCGCTTACGACATCTCGAAGGACCCGCGGCTGCTCTGGAACATGGCCGCGTGCGAGAAGAACCGGCGCCACTACGCGAGGGCCGTGGGCCTCGTGCGGCGCTACCTGAAGGAGGGCGACGCGACGCTGCCTGCGGAGGACAAGGCCGACGCGGCGGAGCTCGTGAAGGTCATGGAACCCTTCACGGCGAAGCTGCGCATCACGGTGAGTGAGCCCGGCGCGGAGCTCACGCTGGACGGCGAGCCGCTCGGCGCGTCGCCCGTCGTGCCCGTCGTGGTGGACATGGGCGTGCGCAAGCTCGTCGTGCGGAAGGCGGGCTTCGAGGAGCTCACGCGCGAAATCCCGGTGGGCGGCGCGGCGGAGCTCGCCGCGGAGCTGACGCTCGTCAAGATCGTTCACCAAGGGCGGCTCACGATCCGCGCTCCGAAGGACGCGACCGTCTCGCTCGACGGCAAGGTCGTCGGCAGCGGCGCGTGGTCAGGCACGGTCGCGAGCGGCGGCCACACGCTTCAGGTCACGGCCCCGAAGATGAGGCTCTACCAGTCCGAGGTCATCGTCCTCGACAAACAGACGCGGGACGTCAGCGTCAGCCTGGAGCCCGAGCCGAGCAAGGGCCTTCCAGGCTGGGTGTGGATCGCCGGCGGCGCGGTCGTCGCGGGGGGACTCGCTACCGCTGGCTACTTCATCTTCAAGCCGTCGCCCGAGTACCAGGGGCCGCCCGGGACGCTCGACCCCGGGGTCGTGCAGGCGGGCGCTCCGTTCACCTTCCGCTGACGGCGCGGCATCTACTGAGGCGCCAGCGGCGCCCGCGGGGCGCCGGGACCGAACAAGGAGGTCGTGAGCACGGGGCTCGCGCCCGCGTCGACCAGGCCCCGCGCGAGCGGCCCAAAACCGCACGAACGCGGCGTCACCTCGAACGGTCTCGGCCCCTCGTCGTCGGCGCAGCGACTCGGCGCGCGGCCCCCGTCGGCGGCCGTCATGGTCACGCACGAGCCCGAAGCGCACTGCGAGGCCTGGTCACAGGCGGCGCCGTCCTCGCGTACCTCGCCGCACACGCGGGTCGCGCCGTCGCAGAACGCGCCGCGCACGCACGCGCCCGGCTGGGCGCACGACTGGCCAGGCCTGGGCAGCTCGGCGCAGCGCCGCGTCGAGCCGTCGCAGTAGAGCGACCGCTGGGGATCGCAGCGCACGGCCGAGGCGCCGGCGACGATGCAGGCCTCGCCGCTCGCCACGTACGCCCGGCAGACCGTGCCGGAGAGCGTGAGCTCGCAGAAGCCGCGCTCGTCGCAGACGGGCAGCTCGAGCGTGAGGTCGCGCAATGATGGAAGTAGTTTGCACTCTTCCCCGGGCGCGCGTCGAAGCTGTTTCGTACAGATCTTGCGGCGCCGGTCGAAGCCTGGGCGCGTGTCGAACACGCAGGTGGCGGTCTCTCTGGGGGCGTTCGCTTGGCACTCGGCCGCCTCGGTGCACGGATCACCCGGCGCCACGGTGCCGCGGAAGATCTTGGCGCACGCCTCCGAGTAGGGCTCGGCGGCGTCGGGGAGCGCGCTCGGGTTGCCGGCGTCGCTCGAGCAGCGCGCGGCGCGCGCGCGGTAGGAGTCCACGCAGCCCTGCACGGCCTTCGCGTCGTAGAGCACCTTGCCTCGCTTCGCGATGTCGGCGAAGCGCTGCGCCTCGGCCGTCATTTGCGCCTGACAGGAGCGCTCGTCGTAGGCGTAGGCGGCCTCTGCGCAGCAGGTGGCTAGCGCGGTGCAGTAGGTCGTGGCGAGGCGCGTCGCGAGCTCGTCGAGCGCGGGATCGCCCGAGCACCCGCTCGCCAGGATCGCCCCACCTGCGAGCGCGCCGACCACGATCGCGCTCGCGCCGAGGACGCGTCGCGCCGCCGTCGCCGCCGCTCGCGCCACTACCCCGCCTCCGGCCGCGCGCCTCATTCGGGGTCGCAGCGCCCGTCGCACGTGTGCCGTGCCTCGCCGGTTCGGAAGAACACGTAGCTCTGCTCCTGCATCGCGCGGCTCTTCCGCGGGAACGCGTGGGTGTCGGTCTCCGGCGCGGACGGCCGGTTCGTCTTCGGGCGCTTGGGCACGCCGTAGTCTTGCTCGACGTAGACGTTCTCGCCGCGCAGCGGGCCCTGCACGACGGGCAGCCCCCAGATGTCGCTCGTGGCGGGCGCGAGCACCTTCGCGCCGACCATGCGGCCGAGCACGCGTGAGACGTCGTTGTTCACCTGGGCGTCCTCCACTCCCACGTGCAGCAGCACGTTCTTGGGCGTGCCGTCCTTCGGCGGCGTCGCCGAGATGTACTTGGCGAAGTTCGAACCGTCGCCGCGGTCCCACCCCACCGCGACGAGCGACATGATAGCTGAAAGATCGTAGGGATTCGGGTAGTTACGGCCGATGCTCCCCGCGAGCTCGCGCCACTGGTTGGCGCGCGCCAGGATCCACGCGACCGACACGCCGGGCACGCCGAGGGTGCCGCGCTCGAGGTCGCGCGACATCGCCATCACGAGCGCGCCCTGCGTGCCGCCTTGCGAGTTGCCGTGGTAGTAGATCGCCTTCGGGTCGTAGAGCGCCCCGCCTCCGTCGCCGCGCTGCACGTTCACGTCGCGCGAGAAGCGGCCCTTCAAGAGGCGCACGAGCGCGAGGTGGTTGATGATGCCCTGGAGCGGCTCGTCGCCGATGTAGGCGAGGTTCGTGATGTCCTTCGGCAGGTGCAGGAACCACAGCAGGCCGGACGGCGTGTTCATGCCCTGCATGTCCGACGAAAGGATGAGGAAGTTGCGCTCGCTCGCGAAGGTGCGCAGCCACCCGTTGTTCGCCTCCGAGTCGCTCCCCAAGAAGCCATGGCCATACTGGACGACGCTCGCGCGGTCCGGGCTCGTCCGCGACACGCGCGGGATCTGCACGCGGAACGTCACGTCCTCGAAGCCTTCGGCCACCGGCAGACCGTTCGCCCCGAGCCGGAGCTTTCGCGCGACGTCGTTCGGGCGGAGCGGCAGGACGAAGCTCGGCACCTTGGCGACGCCGGTCACGATCGTCTCGATGACGCCGGTGGGGCCGTCGGGGTCCCTCTTCACCTCGGTGACCGAGTACTCGGGCCCCTCCTCCCCCACGCGCTCGTACAGCGTGTCGCGCATCGTGCGGAGCGTGAGCGTGCTGTTGTCGTCGCTCGACGTCGTGAAGTCCCACGCGAGCTGCAGCTCGCTGCGGGGCACGCCGAGCTTGTCGGTGACGGCGAACACCTCGCGGTCGAAGCGCTCCTTGCGCTCGTCGACGCCCGCGACCGGGCTCGGCTTGCCGTCGCGGAGGGCCTGGAAGCCGCGGCTCGCCGCGCCGCCCGGCAGCCCGCGGACGGCCACGACGTACCGCTTGCCGTGCGCGAGCCCCCGCGCGAGGCGCAGCTCGATGACTTGTTTGCCGGCGTCCTCGGCGAGGTAGTCGAGCTCGGCCCAGTGGGGCTGGAGCTCGAGCGTCTCGGCGTCGATCACCAGGGTCTTGCTCGATCGCTCGAGCGACGCTTGAATGCCGTCGATGGACGGGGCGCCCGTGAGCGAGGCGCCCTCGATGTGGAAGGCGATCTGCGGGTACACCGGGAAGCCGTCGTGCACTCGGAACGGCTCGCGATCGAGCATCGCGTCGGTCTGCTCGCTCACGGGCAGGCGATCGCCGAAGTCGAGCTGGTGTGTGTGCCCGTACGGGCCGCCTGGCTTCCGGAAGTGGTCGGAAGGAAAGGGGAAAATGCACGACGACTCGTCCAGGTTGTCGCAGACCGCGAACCCCTCGACGGCCGGCGGCGTGGCGGTGGGGGCGCTCGAGCAGGCGCCCACGGTGACGACAAGGGCAGCAGCGGAGGCGAGCGCGGAGGCGAGGACTCTCATGGGGCTGTGGCGCTAGCACAGTCTGGCGTTTGCGCGAGGGCCCTGGCTCGGCGAGGCGCCCCGACGCCGGCCATTCGTTCGCGCGACGGCCCTTGCTCTCACGAGGCTGAGCTGCGCGATCTGTGGCTTCGCGCGAGGGCCGAGCGACGCCCTCCAGGGTCCCCGACGGCGCGGCGCTGCGCTACGCTAAGCGCATGGTGCGCAGGGTGAGTCCCTCGAGTGGAGCGGTTGGCGCACGGCCGGCGCGCGGTGTGCGCGCAGCGCGCGCGACGTGGCGCGTGTTCGCGGGCGCGGCGTCATGACCGAGCGAGGGCCCACGCTGCGCATCGTTGCCGTCAACGATGTCTACTCGCTCGAGCACCTTCCGCGCCTCGCCTCGCTCCTCCGCGAAGCGCGGGAGGTCGCGCCCGCCGATCGCCTCCTCGTCACCATGGCGGGCGACTTCGTCGCGCCGAGCGTGCTGTCCAGCCTCGACGCGGGCCGGGGCATGGTCGACTGCATGAACGCGCTCGGCTTCACGCACGCCGTGCTCGGCAACCACGAGGACGACGTGCCGCCCGAAGAGCTCCGCGCGCGAGTCCGGGAGCTCGAGGCCACCTGCCTCGGGACGAACGTGCGCGGGTTCGAGCCCGCCCTACCCGTGTCGGAGGTGGTCTCCGTGTGCGCGCCCGGCCCCGCGGGGCGAGCGGTCCGAGTGGGGCTCGTGGGGGTGGTCATGGACGACCCCACGGCCTACCGCCGTCCGCCGTTTGGGGGCGTGACGCTCCTCCCTCCCAACGACGCCGCGATCGCCGAGGCCGAGCGCCTCCGCGCGGCCGGGTGCGCGACCGTGCTCGCGCTAACCCATCAGCCGCTGGCCCTCGACCGCGCCCTCGCGCGTGGATGGCCGGCCTTCCCCGTGCTGCTCGCCGGGCATGAGCACCAGCCCTCGCTCGAGCGTGAGGGCGAGACGTGGATCGTGAAGGGCGGGGCCGACGCCGCGCTCGCCGCGGTGATCGATCTGGCCTGGCCGGCCGAGGCCCACGGCGCCGACGCACCGAGCGTGCGCGTGGCGCTGCACGACGTGTCGCGGTTCCCGGAGGACCCCGCGGTACGCGCCCGCGTGGCCACGCACATGGCGAAGGTGGAGGCCCTCACGTCGGCCACCCTGCTCGTGCTCGACCCTGGAGAGGAGCTCACGTCGGTCGGCGTCCGCGCGCGCCAGACCTCGCTCGGGACGCTGCTCGCCTCGCGGGTGCGCGACGCGCTCGGGGCCGAGGTGGGGCTCTTCAACGGCGGCGGGATCCGCGGCGCGGCGACGTACCGCGGTGGCTTCTCCTACGGCCACCTGCAGACCGAGGTGCCGTTCGAGAACGAGATGGTGGTGGTGGCCGTGCCCGGCGCGTCGCTCTCCGCGGCGGTGCAGGCCTCGCGCGCGCGGGCGCCGGTCGAGTCGGGGGGCTTCCTCCAGGTGTGCAGCGCGGTCGACGTGGGCCCGGACGGGCAGGTGATCCGCGTGGGCGGGGCGCCGCTCGACCCCGCGCGCGTCTACCGGGTGGCGCTCGTGCGGAACCTGTTCGCGGGCATGGACCGCAACGAGCCGCTGCTCGCGCTGGCCCGCGAGCGGCCCGAGCTCATCCCGCCGCCGGACTCGGGGCGGGACGTGAAGCTCGTCCTCCTCGAGAGCTTCGCCGCGGGGCTGTGGCGTGCGCTCGGCGGTTTTGACGCGGTCGACGCGGACCACGACGGGCGGGTCGACGGGAGCGAGCTCGAGCGCGCCATCGCCGACCACACGGGGGCCCCCGAGCCGCGGCGCGCCGCGATCGCCGCCGGCATCGTCATGCGCGCGCTCGACACCGACGACGACGAGCGCATTTCACGCGAAGAGGCGGCCGTCGCCGACCGCCTCCGGGAGCCGCCCGACGAGCCCGGGAGCTAGCCCGGGAGCGCCCGTGACGACGCTACTTGTTCGGGACGATGTTCCGTTTCTGTAGCAAATCCGCGAGGGTACCGAACTTCGCCTCGCGCTTCACCTGCGCGCGGTACTGCTGGTACGCGTTGCGCTCGGTGTCCTCGTTCATCGCCTTGATCGAGAGCTTGAGCTCGCCGCGCTTGGGATCGATCTCGATGATCTTCGCGTCGAGCTCTTTGCCGATCGGGAAGGCCTTGCGGAAGTCGGTGCCGCGGGCCGTGCCCGTGCCGCCGGCGGTGATGAAGCCGCGCGCGTGACGCCCCGTCGCGCCGAGCACGCGGACGGTGAGGCCCGCGGGGTCGGTGGAGACGATCTGCACGCGCACCGTGCGCTGCGGCGCGATCTTCTGCGGGGTCTCGCCCGCCGCCTCGCCGGTGGGCGCGGGGTGCAGCGCGATGCGGTGCGAGCCGGGCTCGACGTAGGCGACGACGACGTCGATGTCGTCGCCCTCCTTGAGGACCTCGTTCGGGTGCGCGATGCGCTTGACCGACAGATCGCCCACCTGGATGAGGCCGTCGACGCCGGACTCGAGCTCGATGAACGCTCCGAAGGGCTTGAGCCGCGCGACCTTGCCGGTGTGCCGCGTACCTGGGGCGTACTTCTCGGCGACGGCGGACCAGGGATCGCTCACGGTGGCGCGGCGCGAGAGCCACACCTTCTGCTTCTCGTCGACGCGGAGCACTCGCACGCGCACGGTCTCGCCGACCGTGAAGACGTCCTTCGGCTGGTCGGCGCGGTTGTGGCTCATCTCGCTCAGCGGGACGAGGCCCTCGACGCCGCCGATGTCGACGAACGCGCCGAAGCTGACGACGGTGCGGACCACGCCGTCCACGTCGACGCCGATCTTGATGTTCTTCAGCGCCTCGTCGCGGCGCTCCTTCGACTCGGCCTCGAGCATCGAGCGGCGCGACACGACCACGTCGCGGCCGCGCTTGCCGTACTGGGTGACCGCGAACGCGAGGCGCTTTCCGACGAGCGGATGCAGATCGTTGCCGAGCCGCAGGTCCATGTGAGACCCGGGCGCGAAGCCGCGGAGGCCGTCGATGTCGACCTCGACGCCGCCCTTGATGACGCCGGTGACGATGCCGAACACCAGGGACTTGTCGCGGAACGCGGCGGCCACGACGGGCTTCGCGCGGCGGACGCGCTTCGGGTGGTGGGTGAGCACCACCAGGCCGCCTCGGCCGCCGTCGTTGTGCACGACGCCGACGAAGGGCGCGCCGGGCTCGAGGATGACGCGCGGCAGCTGCGGGGCCGGCTCGGCGGCCACCGCGGGGGCAGCCGCCGCCTCGACCGCCGCCTCGGTAGGCTCAGTCGCGTCGGCGGGGGGCTCGGCGGAGTTGGCGGTCACGTCGGCGGGGGCCTCGGCTGCGCTGGCGGTCGCGTCGGCGGGAGTCTCGGCGGCGAGCGCCGCGTCGTCGCCCGCTGGCTCCGGATCGCTCGTGGCCTGGTCGGCCGTGGGCGCGCCGGGCGAGGCCTCGGTGGTGGGCGCCGCGTCGCGGGGCTCGTGCTCGTCGTCGGCGGCCGCCATGTCGGCCTTGGCGTCTTCCTCCGTGATCAGCAGCTCGCGCAGGTCGAAGAGCGCGGTGCCCTTGCCGGACAGATCGATGAACAAGACGTCTTCGGTGACGTCAAGCACCTTGCCGAACACCACGTCTCCGACGTTGAACGCGGGGCGCTCCTTCTCGACCTTGGGCTTCTTCGGCCGCGGGCCGCGGCCGGGCTTGTCGCCCTCCGCTCGGGTCTCGCCTTCGGCGTGCTCTTGCGCGTCGCCGGTCGCGCCGCCGTCGGCAGCGGCGCCCTCGGCGCCTGCCTCGCCGGGCTCGCGCGGAGCCCCTTCGCCACCCTCCTGCGCCTGCGCGCCGGGCTTCTTCTTGCGACGGCGTCGCCGGCGCTTCTTCTTCTCGCCGCCCTCCCCGGGTGTCTGGCCGGCTTCGCCCGCCTGGACTTCACCCTCGGCGGCCTCGCCTCCCTCGCCCTCCGCGTCGGACTCTTCCGCGTCGGACGCGTCAGACGCGTGCGCGTCGGGCTCGACCGAGGCTGCCGGCGTGGCAGCGACGAAGGGGACGGTGGGGGCCTCGGACGAGGCGGTGGCGCTCGCAGGGCTGGGCGCCGCGGAGGCGTCGCTCGGGTCGCCCGCGGGGGCGGACGGCGGGGTGGGGTTTTCCGTTGTGCTCATGGCTTTGCCGATCGGGGGGAGGGACCATAGCCGATATTTCTCCGTGCGCGAGCGCCGATTCTGGCGAGCCCGCAGAAAAGAGAGAGCGGTGGTCCTGAGGTCACTTCAGCGCGTCGAAGCCGAGGCCGTGGAGCGCGAGGCGGTTCTGGTAATAGAAAAGAAGTCGTGTGTGCGACAGGGCGAGGTCGTCGCCGCGAGGGGATAGCACGTCCTCGACGTGGTAGCCCGCGAGCGCTCTCAGGGCGTCTTCGAGCACACCGGGGGCTTCGCGGTTCCGCAGGCCCGGCGCCACGACGATGAGCCCGCGCCGCTCGAGCGCGTGCACCTCGGTGAGGAGGCGGTCGACCTCCTTCACGAGCTCCGCGCGCGGGACCCGGAAGTCGTCCTTGTGGCCCAAAATGGCGAACAAATCTCCCCTCTTGTCGCCCACGTGGCGGCGCAGCGCGCCGAACGCGGCGGTCGCCACGAGGTGGGTGGACATCACCACCGTGTCGCGTTTGAACGCGCCGCAGATCGCGTCTCCGAGCTCGCGCGTGTACTCCGCGTCGCGCTTCGTGTCGCGCCCGCGGGTGCCGTCGCGTCGCTCGAGGAAGGTCTCCGCCGGCACCTCGCGGCCACGCGCGTCGTGCGAGCGACCCTCGTCGTCGACGAGGTTCCCGAAGCAGTCGAGCGGCTGCCCGAAGCGCACGACGCACGCGCCGTCGAGGCCGAAGAGCTTCTGCACGAACGCGGCGACCCGGCCCACGCGGGTCGACTCGTCGTCGTCGATGATGAACCTCGCCTTGCCCTCTTCTTGGAGAAAGTCGTCGATGAGGGTCTCGGCCTCGAGCGTGAGGAGGTAGTTTATCGTGGCGGGCACGAAGAACACCTTCCGCGGGCGCCCCGCCTCCACCGTGCGGGCGAACGCCTCGATGCCCGTGCCCGCGAGCCCGAGCTTGAGCCTGCGCTCCACGCCGCCCGAGCGCGAGCGCGTGCCGCCCGGGAAAAAGAGGCTGTGGTAGCCGCGCTCGAGCAGCACGCACGAGTACGCCTTCAGTACGTCCTTGTAGAGCGCGTGCCGGAGGCGGCGGTCCACCCGGTAGGCGCCGAGGTTGTGCATGAAGTAGCTCAGCACCGGGTTGGTGAAGAGGTTCTTGCCCGCGCCGTAGGTGGCGGGCGGGAGACCCGCGCGCTCCAGCGCGAACCCGAACACGACCGAGTCGAGGTTCGACAGGTGCGTGGGCGTGTAGACCACCGTCCCGAGCTCCGTGAGCTTCCGCACGTGCTCTCGAGGCCCCTGCACGACGATGCGGCTGTCGAGCGCGGTGAGGTCGAGCGATTGGGGAATGTTCTTTACCATCGCCCGCGGCGACATGAGCGCGCCGAGGAGCGGCGCCATGGCGCGGGACGCGAACTGATACACGCGGGGGTCGAAGTTCCCGGCGACGTCCCACGCGTACATCTTCGTGTACTTCGTGATCGCGGTCCTGAGCTCGCCCTCGGACAT from Myxococcales bacterium harbors:
- a CDS encoding protein kinase → MLQRTRVKVLGGGVVLGALAWVGVSGVVGACAEKKSAIMLAITTDMKAPKDVNSVSVSISTNGTVKHSFIGRVRNGEVELPATLAIVEPEEPGATIRVRVMAFQDNKPRVLRDVRTSIPKGGRTGLLRIPLNFANDGSTKSEPVALPLGDGVTTKSGNAEGFDFFASFRPDCPDPLNETWIDGACQDNEVKFESLPDFDPAAIIPASGAGCFDVAKCFAGATPVGDRLEHNTKEGKCTLSPPEGGVAGLNLALVTRETGECNASGDCYVPLDRGAPGWREEGGKIVLPLYVCQLATARKARLFERRGGACASKEEKQTVCSGAPGEAPTDGGDARVDTPPPTLVAKLGFATAVAISGRTLYAAGTRVGKREIAVSGTELTDIAVPASPNPDAGPFDAGAADASTPSAPRPWRIAPVGSVLAATDGSRSYFEDPAQRALLAVPPGFAVDVAGAGGFAYWATAFGAFFSDTRENSGAFPGGGEVSAVAAVDGFALVAGAGKLELCERASGKLPAPHRRPGCAVSRARVRSSHGAASELQGLRARSVRCLRDPRAGSGGAHRGAAAVHARGDYGPRPAGGRKVRARPRRWRQVRVFYKLGRGGVRDHRGDRRERGARASAGALVPGAWRGARRRSGREAGRVLHGVRGRGRWRRRVPRRPTRRVRERAVSAPPAGPEAGTVLAGKYRVERVLGVGGMGVVVAATHVQLEQRVAIKYLLPVALANPEVVERFAREARIAAKLRGPHVARVIDVSQFDDGVPFMVLEYLQGHDLASELENKGPLEVEDAVRYVLEACEALAEAHAAHVVHRDLKPANLFLAVQPDKRAIVKILDFGISRSVEASAIALTGTGTVMGTVYYMSPEQLADPKGIDHRADIWSLGVILYELLTGTQPFTGDSAPAVIIAVLANRPRPILELRALPEGLEEVVARCLREDRGARFQNVAELAAALAPFAAEKDRGSAEIAARVLGVAAEPAPSVGAIEVAAQRVDPKAIATAATVLFDTGVPVAAPSASPAQDATRRPRRALLALGGVGALAVAGVGLFLARGGSGAGAAPIAIEPAHSASSSVGASVASAATPTTARSAAALVVPEPSASAKPTAAPGPKPKPNASGLSASLSTPTPPPVPSVATPPAVTASATPKKNPLEMGLK
- a CDS encoding S1 RNA-binding domain-containing protein; translation: MSTTENPTPPSAPAGDPSDASAAPSPASATASSEAPTVPFVAATPAASVEPDAHASDASDAEESDAEGEGGEAAEGEVQAGEAGQTPGEGGEKKKRRRRRRKKKPGAQAQEGGEGAPREPGEAGAEGAAADGGATGDAQEHAEGETRAEGDKPGRGPRPKKPKVEKERPAFNVGDVVFGKVLDVTEDVLFIDLSGKGTALFDLRELLITEEDAKADMAAADDEHEPRDAAPTTEASPGAPTADQATSDPEPAGDDAALAAETPADATASAAEAPADVTANSAEPPADATEPTEAAVEAAAAPAVAAEPAPQLPRVILEPGAPFVGVVHNDGGRGGLVVLTHHPKRVRRAKPVVAAAFRDKSLVFGIVTGVIKGGVEVDIDGLRGFAPGSHMDLRLGNDLHPLVGKRLAFAVTQYGKRGRDVVVSRRSMLEAESKERRDEALKNIKIGVDVDGVVRTVVSFGAFVDIGGVEGLVPLSEMSHNRADQPKDVFTVGETVRVRVLRVDEKQKVWLSRRATVSDPWSAVAEKYAPGTRHTGKVARLKPFGAFIELESGVDGLIQVGDLSVKRIAHPNEVLKEGDDIDVVVAYVEPGSHRIALHPAPTGEAAGETPQKIAPQRTVRVQIVSTDPAGLTVRVLGATGRHARGFITAGGTGTARGTDFRKAFPIGKELDAKIIEIDPKRGELKLSIKAMNEDTERNAYQQYRAQVKREAKFGTLADLLQKRNIVPNK
- a CDS encoding 5'-nucleotidase C-terminal domain-containing protein, producing MTERGPTLRIVAVNDVYSLEHLPRLASLLREAREVAPADRLLVTMAGDFVAPSVLSSLDAGRGMVDCMNALGFTHAVLGNHEDDVPPEELRARVRELEATCLGTNVRGFEPALPVSEVVSVCAPGPAGRAVRVGLVGVVMDDPTAYRRPPFGGVTLLPPNDAAIAEAERLRAAGCATVLALTHQPLALDRALARGWPAFPVLLAGHEHQPSLEREGETWIVKGGADAALAAVIDLAWPAEAHGADAPSVRVALHDVSRFPEDPAVRARVATHMAKVEALTSATLLVLDPGEELTSVGVRARQTSLGTLLASRVRDALGAEVGLFNGGGIRGAATYRGGFSYGHLQTEVPFENEMVVVAVPGASLSAAVQASRARAPVESGGFLQVCSAVDVGPDGQVIRVGGAPLDPARVYRVALVRNLFAGMDRNEPLLALARERPELIPPPDSGRDVKLVLLESFAAGLWRALGGFDAVDADHDGRVDGSELERAIADHTGAPEPRRAAIAAGIVMRALDTDDDERISREEAAVADRLREPPDEPGS
- a CDS encoding PEGA domain-containing protein, which produces MNLPIALVIGGVVLALPLAVNAQAPAKPAAPAATATPAKPAAAASAASAQPALEAPPPPTAPALGDSLTGPAKQDYESGRLLFRDGDHAGALAKFSSAYDISKDPRLLWNMAACEKNRRHYARAVGLVRRYLKEGDATLPAEDKADAAELVKVMEPFTAKLRITVSEPGAELTLDGEPLGASPVVPVVVDMGVRKLVVRKAGFEELTREIPVGGAAELAAELTLVKIVHQGRLTIRAPKDATVSLDGKVVGSGAWSGTVASGGHTLQVTAPKMRLYQSEVIVLDKQTRDVSVSLEPEPSKGLPGWVWIAGGAVVAGGLATAGYFIFKPSPEYQGPPGTLDPGVVQAGAPFTFR
- a CDS encoding 1-acyl-sn-glycerol-3-phosphate acyltransferase, producing the protein MPLERIFARGLEVSERSAPIFRFNEARGAIVDDVVARVVGGVKDPLYALSDAAYLEMRRLGPRGGPELAEWKSLAGKLGRMSEGELRTAITKYTKMYAWDVAGNFDPRVYQFASRAMAPLLGALMSPRAMVKNIPQSLDLTALDSRIVVQGPREHVRKLTELGTVVYTPTHLSNLDSVVFGFALERAGLPPATYGAGKNLFTNPVLSYFMHNLGAYRVDRRLRHALYKDVLKAYSCVLLERGYHSLFFPGGTRSRSGGVERRLKLGLAGTGIEAFARTVEAGRPRKVFFVPATINYLLTLEAETLIDDFLQEEGKARFIIDDDESTRVGRVAAFVQKLFGLDGACVVRFGQPLDCFGNLVDDEGRSHDARGREVPAETFLERRDGTRGRDTKRDAEYTRELGDAICGAFKRDTVVMSTHLVATAAFGALRRHVGDKRGDLFAILGHKDDFRVPRAELVKEVDRLLTEVHALERRGLIVVAPGLRNREAPGVLEDALRALAGYHVEDVLSPRGDDLALSHTRLLFYYQNRLALHGLGFDALK